One genomic segment of Borrelia coriaceae includes these proteins:
- a CDS encoding DnaJ C-terminal domain-containing protein, translating into MSKDYYNILGIHKNATTEEIKKAYKKLAIKYHPDKNKDNKLAEEKFKEINEAYEILSSPQKKANYDNFGNTNFNNNFNTETFSKGFKSTGFNHFESFDLFSEIFGGSTKSTLQDQEITIKISLYEAYMGSKKFILINNEKIEINIPKGTIETTKLKFNGKGNINPISGKRSNLIIRFEISSYKNFTLKEKNLETKINVYPWDIALGSEKIFETIEGKKIKIKIPKDTKNGEILILKGLGMPALGNAIKGDLSVKIIVHVPKIINDEVKKIYERLKEIYKN; encoded by the coding sequence ATGTCTAAAGACTATTACAACATACTTGGAATACACAAAAATGCTACGACAGAAGAAATCAAAAAAGCCTATAAAAAATTAGCCATAAAATATCACCCTGACAAAAATAAAGACAATAAACTTGCTGAAGAAAAATTTAAAGAAATCAATGAGGCTTATGAAATTCTCTCATCTCCTCAAAAAAAAGCCAACTATGATAATTTTGGAAATACAAATTTTAATAATAATTTTAACACAGAAACCTTTAGTAAAGGCTTTAAGAGCACCGGGTTTAATCATTTTGAAAGCTTCGATTTATTCTCTGAAATTTTTGGAGGCTCAACAAAAAGTACACTTCAAGATCAAGAAATAACTATTAAAATTTCATTATATGAAGCTTATATGGGGAGTAAAAAATTTATATTAATAAACAATGAAAAAATCGAAATTAATATTCCAAAGGGAACAATTGAAACTACAAAATTAAAGTTTAACGGCAAGGGAAATATAAACCCAATTTCGGGGAAAAGAAGTAACTTAATTATTAGATTTGAAATCTCAAGTTACAAGAATTTTACTTTAAAGGAAAAAAATTTAGAAACAAAAATCAATGTATATCCATGGGACATAGCTTTGGGTAGTGAAAAAATATTTGAAACTATTGAAGGTAAAAAAATAAAGATAAAAATTCCAAAAGATACAAAAAATGGAGAAATACTCATTTTAAAGGGTCTTGGAATGCCTGCACTCGGAAATGCCATCAAAGGGGATCTTAGCGTCAAAATAATAGTACACGTACCCAAAATTATTAATGATGAAGTCAAAAAAATATATGAACGATTAAAAGAAATATATAAAAATTAA
- the psgB gene encoding HemN-related non-iron pseudo-SAM protein PsgB encodes MSIVFFDKILQELSYYLAALGFPKVKTLYIKYEALGLNNSSYLEIFLTSLSEKFDFAILDEVTFELHPEEITPSLLTILNSFSITRISLNVKSFSLKLLKIMGISEVFLGKINCAIDNIHKFGFELNIDLNINIPSQEKMHLRNDLLKVVECYPRHICLSEVLIDEDNYKTDLLRDSSFNYNEEQAEDCWFYAFDFLESHGYINYEISNFALKGHESKHNLRYWNLKPYLGLGVNAVSLLITSESDGLKAVIRRDDNFLGSSGPSATFESLSDLDFFIFHFITSLGTKNGLDVSILRCRFMYNKEDFCKFINYLLSLSKSIIFRNDILYLDGHERFKVDFYLRLIKKYLVDNSFKVNFKFL; translated from the coding sequence TTGAGTATCGTTTTTTTTGATAAAATATTGCAAGAATTGTCTTATTATTTAGCTGCTTTGGGATTTCCAAAAGTCAAAACTCTTTATATTAAGTATGAAGCTTTGGGCCTTAATAATAGTTCTTATTTAGAAATTTTTTTAACTTCTTTATCTGAAAAGTTTGATTTTGCGATATTGGATGAAGTTACTTTTGAGTTGCATCCCGAAGAGATTACACCTTCGCTTTTAACAATTTTAAATAGTTTTTCTATTACTAGAATTAGTCTTAATGTAAAAAGTTTTTCTTTAAAATTGTTAAAGATTATGGGTATTTCTGAGGTTTTTTTGGGTAAAATAAACTGTGCAATTGATAATATTCATAAATTTGGTTTTGAGTTAAATATTGATTTGAATATTAATATTCCTTCTCAAGAAAAAATGCATCTTAGGAATGATTTATTAAAGGTAGTTGAATGTTATCCTAGACATATTTGTCTTTCAGAAGTTCTAATTGATGAGGATAATTATAAGACTGATCTTTTAAGAGATAGTTCTTTTAATTATAATGAAGAGCAGGCTGAGGATTGTTGGTTTTATGCTTTTGATTTTTTAGAATCTCATGGCTACATAAATTATGAGATTTCAAATTTTGCATTAAAGGGGCATGAGAGTAAACATAATTTGCGATATTGGAACCTTAAACCATATTTAGGTCTTGGAGTTAATGCTGTTAGTTTGCTTATTACTTCTGAAAGTGATGGGCTTAAGGCTGTAATTAGGCGGGATGACAATTTTTTAGGTAGTAGTGGGCCTTCTGCAACTTTTGAGAGTTTAAGCGATTTAGATTTTTTTATTTTTCATTTTATTACAAGTCTTGGCACTAAGAATGGTCTTGATGTCTCTATTTTAAGGTGTAGATTTATGTATAATAAGGAAGATTTTTGTAAATTTATTAATTATCTTTTGAGTTTAAGTAAATCAATTATTTTTAGAAATGATATTCTTTATTTAGATGGACATGAGAGATTTAAAGTGGATTTTTATCTTCGTTTAATTAAGAAATACTTAGTTGACAATTCTTTTAAAGTAAATTTTAAGTTTCTTTAA
- the rpiA gene encoding ribose 5-phosphate isomerase A — MEEQKKLVAKYAIDHYVKSDMRLGIGTGTTVFHAIKYLSKKIKSEDLKNLKLYPTSSDTKYLLAREDIIYESKFTKLSKNIDITIDGADEILLDTKALIKGGGAAHLMEKIVAYNSHQLLIIADETKIVQALGSKVSVPIEIVPEALAFITANLKNMGFNPILRTCKSKAGPIITDNNNYILDVKMNIENTKGIEKYFKLMPGILEIGIFNHQNTKIIYYQDGQIKET; from the coding sequence ATGGAAGAACAAAAAAAGTTAGTTGCAAAATATGCAATTGATCATTATGTAAAAAGCGACATGCGTCTTGGTATTGGAACAGGAACAACCGTTTTTCATGCAATTAAGTATTTAAGCAAAAAAATAAAATCTGAAGATTTAAAAAACCTAAAACTTTATCCAACAAGTAGTGACACAAAATATCTCCTTGCAAGAGAAGATATTATATATGAATCTAAATTTACAAAACTTAGCAAAAATATAGACATCACAATCGATGGAGCTGATGAAATTTTATTAGATACAAAAGCACTAATAAAAGGTGGTGGAGCAGCTCACTTAATGGAAAAGATAGTAGCATACAATTCTCATCAATTATTGATTATTGCAGATGAAACAAAAATTGTACAAGCTTTAGGCTCAAAAGTATCTGTACCAATCGAAATTGTTCCAGAGGCTCTTGCATTCATCACAGCCAATCTAAAAAACATGGGCTTTAACCCTATTTTAAGAACCTGTAAATCTAAAGCAGGACCAATCATAACCGATAATAATAACTATATCTTAGATGTAAAAATGAATATTGAAAATACTAAAGGAATTGAAAAATACTTTAAATTAATGCCAGGAATACTTGAAATTGGTATCTTCAACCATCAAAACACTAAAATCATATACTATCAAGATGGACAAATTAAAGAAACTTAA
- the gpmA gene encoding 2,3-diphosphoglycerate-dependent phosphoglycerate mutase: protein MYKLVLVRHGESEWNKENLFTGWTDVKLSDKGISEALEGGRVLKQEGYSFDIAFSSVLVRANDTLNIILRELGQSYIDVEKSWRLNERHYGALQGLNKAETAEKYGEDKVLMWRRSYDVPPMPLEESDKRHPIHDLRYKSIPKSELPSTECLKDTVARVIPYWTDKIARAIIEGKRVIIAAHGNSLRALVKYLDNMSDEDILKLNIPTGIPLVYELDKDLRPIKHYYLGDEDKIKAAMESVANQGKKK, encoded by the coding sequence ATGTATAAATTAGTTTTAGTGCGTCATGGTGAGAGTGAATGGAATAAAGAAAATCTTTTTACAGGCTGGACTGATGTTAAGCTTTCTGATAAGGGTATTTCTGAAGCTTTAGAGGGTGGTAGGGTTCTGAAACAGGAAGGCTATTCTTTTGATATTGCCTTTAGCTCAGTTTTGGTAAGGGCTAATGATACTTTGAATATTATTTTGCGTGAATTGGGTCAGTCTTATATTGATGTGGAGAAATCTTGGAGGCTTAATGAGAGGCATTATGGAGCTTTGCAAGGGTTAAATAAGGCTGAAACAGCTGAGAAGTATGGAGAAGATAAGGTTTTAATGTGGAGACGTAGCTATGATGTTCCTCCTATGCCTTTAGAAGAGTCCGATAAACGTCATCCAATTCATGACTTAAGATATAAAAGCATTCCTAAAAGTGAGCTTCCTTCAACAGAGTGTTTAAAAGATACTGTTGCAAGAGTTATACCGTATTGGACAGATAAAATTGCTAGAGCTATTATTGAAGGTAAAAGAGTGATTATTGCTGCTCATGGTAATTCTTTAAGAGCTCTAGTTAAATATCTTGATAATATGAGTGATGAGGATATTTTGAAGCTTAATATTCCCACTGGTATTCCTTTAGTGTATGAACTTGATAAGGATTTAAGGCCTATTAAACACTACTATTTGGGTGACGAAGATAAGATTAAGGCAGCTATGGAATCTGTTGCTAATCAAGGAAAGAAAAAATAA